A single window of Mycobacterium sp. ITM-2016-00318 DNA harbors:
- a CDS encoding GNAT family N-acetyltransferase — MGEIELRPIVRADVRSLSRVLARAFYTDPVMNYMLPDDKARAKALPPMFATLTRNHFIARGGSEVASRDGVIGAAALWDPPGLRKSSRIEELRMMPTLAWHFHSRAEQTKTLGRLMEEAHPEEPHWYLMVIGSDPSVRGAGFGQALMGSRLDRCDAERAPAYLEASEASLVPYYNRFGFVQIGKIDIPDGPTMIPMWRAPR; from the coding sequence TGCGGGCCGATGTTCGTTCGCTTTCCAGGGTGTTGGCCCGGGCCTTCTACACCGATCCGGTGATGAACTACATGCTGCCCGACGACAAGGCGAGAGCGAAGGCGTTGCCGCCGATGTTCGCGACGCTGACCAGGAACCACTTCATCGCCCGTGGCGGCTCTGAGGTGGCAAGCCGCGACGGTGTCATCGGCGCCGCGGCGCTGTGGGACCCGCCGGGGCTGCGCAAGTCGTCGCGAATCGAAGAGCTGCGGATGATGCCGACGCTGGCGTGGCATTTCCACTCGCGCGCCGAGCAGACGAAGACTCTGGGCAGGCTGATGGAGGAAGCTCACCCCGAAGAGCCGCACTGGTACCTGATGGTCATCGGCAGCGACCCGTCGGTGCGCGGCGCCGGCTTCGGGCAGGCGCTGATGGGTTCGCGGCTCGACCGCTGCGACGCCGAACGGGCACCGGCTTACCTCGAGGCCAGCGAGGCGTCGCTGGTGCCGTACTACAACCGGTTCGGGTTCGTGCAGATCGGCAAGATCGACATCCCGGACGGCCCCACCATGATTCCGATGTGGCGGGCGCCGCGCTAG